One region of Solanum pennellii chromosome 6, SPENNV200 genomic DNA includes:
- the LOC107021509 gene encoding SNF1-related protein kinase regulatory subunit beta-3 isoform X1, which yields MNHPHPYGEDHLYTQDEPTVMGFEVPRSPDASYNNVYPGHLDEGREPPMVPPHLHHTLLNHPATGDESTSLPLPQNAVLNHLYIENGEVPRSVVALGVTHRFRSKYVTVVLYKPVQRK from the exons ATGAACCACCCTCATCCATATGGTGAAGATCAT TTATACACACAGGATGAACCCACTGTCATGGGCTTTGAAGTTCCAAGATCACCCGATGCAAGTTACAACAATGTGTATCCTGGGCATTTAGATGAAGGGAGGGAACCACCGATGGTACCGCCACATTTGCATCACACCTTGCTAAACCACCCAGCTACAGGAGATGAATCAACCTCCCTCCCATTGCCACAGAACGCTGTGCTAAACCATCTGTATATTGAGAACGGAGAAGTCCCGAGGTCAGTTGTAGCACTTGGTGTAACACACCGTTTTCGCTCAAAATATGTAACGGTCGTGCTTTACAAACCCGTCCAAAGAAAATGA
- the LOC107021509 gene encoding SNF1-related protein kinase regulatory subunit beta-3 isoform X2 has translation MNHPHPYGEDHDEPTVMGFEVPRSPDASYNNVYPGHLDEGREPPMVPPHLHHTLLNHPATGDESTSLPLPQNAVLNHLYIENGEVPRSVVALGVTHRFRSKYVTVVLYKPVQRK, from the exons ATGAACCACCCTCATCCATATGGTGAAGATCAT GATGAACCCACTGTCATGGGCTTTGAAGTTCCAAGATCACCCGATGCAAGTTACAACAATGTGTATCCTGGGCATTTAGATGAAGGGAGGGAACCACCGATGGTACCGCCACATTTGCATCACACCTTGCTAAACCACCCAGCTACAGGAGATGAATCAACCTCCCTCCCATTGCCACAGAACGCTGTGCTAAACCATCTGTATATTGAGAACGGAGAAGTCCCGAGGTCAGTTGTAGCACTTGGTGTAACACACCGTTTTCGCTCAAAATATGTAACGGTCGTGCTTTACAAACCCGTCCAAAGAAAATGA